In a single window of the Eshraghiella crossota genome:
- a CDS encoding ABC transporter substrate-binding protein, translating into MKKRFLSIALAGALAATALVGCGKSDGGNKESKPSAGNDTKTEAKGSVYYLNFKPEQDKDYQAIAKKYEEETGVKVTVVTAASGSYESTLAAEIQKENAPTLFQVNGPVGLANWKDYCYDLKDTKVYGELTNESYALTEDGYVYGVGYVIESYGLITNTKLLEKAGYKTDDIQSFDDLKKVAEDITKRKEELGFSAFTSAGMDKSSDWRFKTHLANLPIYFEYQADKISSTAAIKGTYLDNYRNIFDLYINNSTCDPKELSSKTSEDTLNEFREGKAVFYQNGSWEYGNVAKAFKDDELKMIPIYIGVGDEKNQGLCTGTENYWCVNKNAKAEDIQATLDFMYWLVNSEEGTTFMANDCGFVIPFKNAATSSNLFVKNDTEYTNNGKTPVSWNFTTMPSEAWKDGVGAALTAYAADQTDDNWKAVVSAFVDGWKTEYEAANTK; encoded by the coding sequence ATGAAAAAAAGATTTTTATCAATAGCACTCGCAGGTGCACTTGCTGCAACAGCATTAGTTGGCTGCGGTAAGAGTGACGGTGGCAACAAAGAGTCTAAGCCATCAGCAGGAAATGATACTAAGACAGAAGCTAAGGGTTCAGTTTACTACCTTAACTTCAAGCCTGAACAGGATAAGGACTATCAGGCAATTGCTAAGAAATATGAAGAGGAAACAGGTGTTAAGGTTACAGTTGTAACAGCAGCATCAGGTTCTTATGAATCAACATTAGCAGCCGAGATACAGAAGGAAAATGCACCTACATTATTCCAGGTTAATGGTCCTGTAGGTCTTGCTAACTGGAAAGATTACTGCTATGACCTTAAGGATACTAAGGTATACGGAGAACTTACAAATGAAAGCTACGCATTAACAGAAGACGGATATGTATATGGTGTAGGATACGTTATTGAATCATACGGTCTTATCACAAATACTAAGTTACTCGAGAAGGCAGGATATAAGACAGATGATATCCAGTCATTTGATGACTTAAAGAAAGTTGCTGAAGATATTACAAAGCGTAAAGAAGAACTTGGATTCTCAGCATTTACATCAGCAGGTATGGACAAGTCTTCAGACTGGAGATTTAAGACTCACTTAGCTAACCTTCCTATCTACTTTGAATATCAGGCAGATAAGATTTCTTCAACAGCTGCTATTAAGGGTACATACCTTGACAACTACAGAAATATCTTTGATCTTTACATCAACAACTCAACATGTGATCCTAAGGAACTTTCTTCAAAGACTTCTGAAGATACATTAAATGAGTTCAGAGAAGGCAAAGCAGTATTCTACCAGAACGGTTCTTGGGAATATGGTAATGTTGCTAAGGCATTCAAGGATGATGAACTTAAGATGATTCCTATCTACATTGGTGTAGGCGATGAGAAGAATCAGGGTCTTTGTACTGGTACAGAGAACTACTGGTGTGTAAATAAGAATGCAAAAGCTGAAGATATTCAGGCAACACTTGACTTTATGTACTGGTTAGTTAACTCAGAAGAAGGAACTACATTCATGGCTAATGACTGTGGATTCGTAATCCCATTCAAGAACGCAGCAACATCTAGCAACCTCTTTGTAAAGAACGATACAGAATACACAAACAATGGTAAGACTCCTGTATCTTGGAACTTTACAACAATGCCTTCAGAAGCTTGGAAAGATGGTGTTGGTGCAGCTTTAACAGCATACGCAGCAGATCAGACAGATGATAACTGGAAAGCAGTTGTTTCAGCATTCGTTGACGGATGGAAGACAGAGTACGAAGCAGCTAATACTAAATAA
- a CDS encoding asparaginase domain-containing protein — protein sequence MIGVIFTGGTIGSSISDGYISTDPEMRYMLLKMYKESCGYDDFVTDAPCTILSENINCSDFVIIAEAVHKMMLGNVEGIILTHGSDTIQYTASFLSCIEEFTHIPVMVVCSNYVLTDNRANGLRNFSAAVDFIRNKCGNGVFVPYTGRDGITKIYYGNTLLRHHIYSDEIYTVNDCCYGDYAEGEFSPSGQANPCKNKLFPVPAGHGKYSDVLILYPYPGMKYPDIKEYKAVILCTYHSGTICTASEKLKEFMQNAVRYNIPVYLVGNGDGTDYESCRLYDGLGIKILKNITEITAYTELILQIN from the coding sequence ATGATTGGTGTGATTTTTACAGGAGGAACTATAGGCAGCAGTATATCGGACGGATATATATCAACTGATCCTGAAATGAGGTATATGCTTCTTAAAATGTATAAAGAGAGCTGTGGATATGATGATTTTGTAACAGACGCACCCTGTACGATACTGAGCGAAAATATTAATTGCAGTGATTTTGTCATAATTGCCGAAGCAGTGCATAAAATGATGTTAGGGAATGTTGAGGGAATTATTCTGACCCATGGAAGTGATACGATACAGTACACAGCATCATTCTTATCGTGTATAGAGGAATTTACGCATATTCCCGTAATGGTGGTATGCAGTAATTATGTACTTACGGATAATAGAGCCAATGGACTCAGGAATTTTTCTGCGGCAGTTGATTTTATCAGGAACAAATGCGGTAATGGTGTGTTTGTTCCATACACGGGCAGAGATGGTATTACAAAGATATACTATGGGAACACCCTTTTAAGACATCATATTTACAGTGATGAGATATATACGGTGAATGACTGCTGTTATGGTGACTATGCCGAAGGTGAATTCAGTCCTTCGGGACAGGCCAATCCTTGTAAGAATAAATTGTTTCCGGTCCCTGCCGGTCATGGCAAATATTCTGATGTCCTTATCCTGTATCCGTATCCGGGGATGAAATATCCCGATATTAAAGAATACAAGGCAGTAATATTATGTACTTACCACAGTGGGACAATCTGTACAGCCTCCGAAAAATTAAAGGAATTTATGCAAAATGCTGTCAGGTATAATATTCCTGTGTATCTGGTGGGAAACGGTGACGGAACGGATTACGAAAGCTGCAGGCTGTATGACGGACTGGGAATAAAAATATTAAAAAATATAACAGAAATAACAGCTTATACCGAGCTGATATTACAAATTAACTGA